Part of the Gordonia crocea genome is shown below.
GGTGACCGGCGACCGTGTCTCCGCCACCGACCTGTTGGGGTCCTTGCCCGCCGACGAGCCGGTCGGCAAGACGGTCGAGGCGATTGCCGCGCGGTTCGACGCCGACACCGACGGGGAGCGCGCGGCCGCCGTCGAACTGGCCCTCGAGGGGCTGTTCCTCGCCCGGCGCATCGGCAAGGAAGCCGATGACGCGGGGCAGACGGTCTACGGGTAGCGACCAGCGATGTCCGAGCCCGTTTCCGACGCCGAGGGGCGCAGCCGGCGGAACTTCCACCGCTCGCGCTACGACCGGTATCAGGGCGGCCCCGACCCGTTGGCGCCACCGCTGGACCTGCGCGAGGCGCTCGACGAGATCGGTGCCGACGTCATGGCCGGGTCGTCGCCGCAGCGGGCGCTGCGCGAACTGCTGCGGCGGGGCACGCCCACCATGCGGGGCCTTGACGAACTGCGCGAACGGATCAACCGCCGCCGCAACGAGATTCTGAAGCAGCGCAACCTCGACGGCACCTTCGCCGAAATCCGGGAGTTGCTCGACCGCGCCGTCCTCGAGGAGCGCAAGCAGTTGGCGCGCGACCTCGACGACGACGCGCGGTTCGCCGAGATGCAGATCGGCAACCTCCCGTCCTCGACGGCCGCGGCGGTCAACGAGTTGGCGCAATACCAGTGGCGCAGTCCGCAGGCCCGCCAGGACTACGAGAAGATCCGCGACCTACTCGGGCGCGAGCTGCTCGAGCAACGGTTCGCCGGGGTGAAGTCGGCCTTGGAGGGCGCCGACGAGAACGATCGCCAGGCGATCACCGAGATGCTGTCGGATCTGAACGACCTTCTCGCCAAACACAACCGCGGCGAGGACACCACCGACGCCTTCGCCGACTTCATGGCCAAGCACGGGCAGTTCTTCCCGGAGAACCCGCGCAACACCGATGAGCTCGTCGAGTCGTTGGCCAAGCGCAGTGCCGCGGCGCAACAGTTCTACAACTCGCTCTCGCCCGAGCAGCGTGCCGAGCTCGACCAGCTCTCCCAGCAGGCCTTCGGGTCGCCCGACCTGATGAACGCGCTGGCCCAGGTCGACTCGCAGTTGCAGATGGCCCGCCCAGACCTGGACTGGGATGGTTCGCGCGAGTTCTCCGGCGAGCGCCCCATGGGTTTGGGGGAGGCTGCCACGGCGATGGCCGACTTGGCCGAGCTCGACGAGTTGAGTGAGGCGATGAGCCAGCAGTACGCCGGTGCGGACCTGGCCGACATCGATCTGGACGCGCTGGCCCGACAACTGGGCGACGACGCGGCCGTCGACGCCCGGACGTTGCAGCGGTTGGAACAGGCGTTGCGCGACCAGGGATTCTTCGAGCGGGGCGCCGACGGCGAGATGCGCCTGAGTCCCAAGGCGATGCGCCAATTGGGCCATTCGGTGCTCGCCGACGTCGCCGAGCGGTTGACCGGGCGCGGGGAACGGGAAACGCGGCTGTCGGGCCGCCTCGGCGAACCGACCGGAGCCACCCGGGAGTGGGCCTTCGGCGACACCGAACCGTGGGATGTGCCGCGCACCATCACCAACGCCGTCGTGCGCGGAGCCGGGGCGGGGGAGTTCAGTCCCGGTCGGCCGGTGCGGCTGGAGATCGGCGACGTGGAGATCACCGAGACCGAGGCGCGCAGCCAGGCGGCGGTCGTCCTCCTCGTCGACACCTCCTTCTCGATGGAGATGGAGGGGCGGTGGACGCCGATGAAGCGGACCGCGATCGCACTCAACCACCTCATCTCGACGCGGTTCCGCACCGACGAGCTGGCGATCATCGCATTCGGCCGCGAGGCCCGCACCATCGACGTCGGAGAGTTGGCCGGGCTGTCGCCCCGGATGGAGCAGGGCACCAACCTGCATCACGCGTTGTTACTCGCGCAACGACACCTGCGGCGGTTCCCGCACGCGACTCCGGTGGTGCTGATCGTGACCGACGGCGAGCCGACTGCGCACCTGGAACCGTCGGGGGAGTCGTTCTTCTACTATCCGCCGCATCCGCAGACCATCGGGCTGACCGTGTCTGAGCTCGACCACCTGTCGCGGATGGGTGCGCAGATCACGATCTTCCGTCTGGGCGAGGATCCGGGGTTGGCCATGTTCATCGACCGGATCGCCCGCCGCGTTGGTGGCCGGGTGGTGGCTCCCGATGTCGACGGCCTCGGTGCCGCCGTCGTCGGCGACTATCTGCGCGGCCGTGGCCGTCAGCGTTAGTTCCACGAGGAACGGTAGAGAGGTGTCGGCCAATACAAGCCAATAGAAAAGTGCCCCCGCTGCGCTCGTGCGCGGCGAGGGCTCTTATCTGGCAGGTTGGATCTCCCGCTCGGGGACTGTCAGTAGCCGCTGCTGCTGGCTGCCAGACCGAGTGCGACGTTCAGGATGACCAGGATGACCAGGACGATGACACCGGCGATGGCGCCCCAGATGGCGAACTTCTTAGCGTCCTCGGCGGCTTTCTGGGCGCCAGCGACATCACCCTGCGCCCACAGTTTGGACACCGAGGTCGACTTGATGATGGCAACAATGCCGAGGGGAAGGCAGCACAACACGGTTGACAGGATCGCCCAGACGAGGTTGTTGTCGGGCTCCGGTCCCGCGGCGCCGTACTGTCCGGGAACCGGCTGTCCGGGGAACGGCTGACCAGGAGTGGCGCCGGGGTTGTTCTGCGGGTCGTAGGGGGAAGTCACATTTACTCCTGTTATGGTCTGATCACACCCGGCCGTGGGGCACGGAGGGTCCGCGCTGACAATTCCATGTTGGTGAGGGTGTAACGCGGTGAGTATATCCAAAGTCCAAGGCCGTGCATATTATTCGTTCGTTCGGCTGAAGAAGGTCTGATCAACCAAGCGTAATCGCAATAATTGTGATAAGCGGAATCGCCAGAATCGTCGTCACCAGAGCCGAATCGCGAGCAACGGTCTGGCCGCGCTGATATCGCAGCGCGTAGACGAAGACGTTCTGTGCCGTCGGCAATGCGGCGATGACGACCTGGGCGAAC
Proteins encoded:
- a CDS encoding vWA domain-containing protein, encoding MSEPVSDAEGRSRRNFHRSRYDRYQGGPDPLAPPLDLREALDEIGADVMAGSSPQRALRELLRRGTPTMRGLDELRERINRRRNEILKQRNLDGTFAEIRELLDRAVLEERKQLARDLDDDARFAEMQIGNLPSSTAAAVNELAQYQWRSPQARQDYEKIRDLLGRELLEQRFAGVKSALEGADENDRQAITEMLSDLNDLLAKHNRGEDTTDAFADFMAKHGQFFPENPRNTDELVESLAKRSAAAQQFYNSLSPEQRAELDQLSQQAFGSPDLMNALAQVDSQLQMARPDLDWDGSREFSGERPMGLGEAATAMADLAELDELSEAMSQQYAGADLADIDLDALARQLGDDAAVDARTLQRLEQALRDQGFFERGADGEMRLSPKAMRQLGHSVLADVAERLTGRGERETRLSGRLGEPTGATREWAFGDTEPWDVPRTITNAVVRGAGAGEFSPGRPVRLEIGDVEITETEARSQAAVVLLVDTSFSMEMEGRWTPMKRTAIALNHLISTRFRTDELAIIAFGREARTIDVGELAGLSPRMEQGTNLHHALLLAQRHLRRFPHATPVVLIVTDGEPTAHLEPSGESFFYYPPHPQTIGLTVSELDHLSRMGAQITIFRLGEDPGLAMFIDRIARRVGGRVVAPDVDGLGAAVVGDYLRGRGRQR
- a CDS encoding CD225/dispanin family protein, which translates into the protein MTSPYDPQNNPGATPGQPFPGQPVPGQYGAAGPEPDNNLVWAILSTVLCCLPLGIVAIIKSTSVSKLWAQGDVAGAQKAAEDAKKFAIWGAIAGVIVLVILVILNVALGLAASSSGY